A single genomic interval of Alcaligenes sp. SDU_A2 harbors:
- a CDS encoding AMP-binding protein, translated as MKPIWLQHYPAGIPASIEDQALQYPSLLSVFEQSCAQFAQRTAYISMGQHLSYQELEQHALALAGWLQHAGVRKGDRVALMMPNLLQYPICLYGVLRSGAIVVNTNPLYTARELRHQLQDSGAQTIIIAENFAHVLQEILPDTPIKRIIVTRVGDRLGAFKGWLVNQVVKHIKKGVPPWSLPQAVPFNTVLSQGRAHPPAPVTLNHEDIACLQYTGGTTGVAKGAILTHGNLVSNLCQALAWIQPYLQSDKTDCVVTALPLYHIFAFTANCLVFLRLGAQNLLIVNARDIPALVKDMGTVRFTAITGVNTLFNALLNNPNFKKLDFSSLRFTLGGGMAVQEVVAQRWLQATGKPLAQAYGLTETSPAATINPLDKLEFTGSIGLPVPSTALSIRDEQQNDMPIGQTGELCIRGPQVTPGYWQRPDETAKVFDRDGFLRTGDLGYMDEQGYVYILDRKKDMILVSGFNVYPNEVEAVAAQHPDIVESAAIGIPDEHSGEAVKLFVIRRNPELTEAQVIAHCRESLTGYKVPRQVEFRDELPRTNVGKILRRELRTRAAV; from the coding sequence ATGAAACCGATCTGGCTGCAACACTACCCAGCTGGCATTCCTGCCAGCATCGAGGACCAGGCCCTGCAGTACCCATCGCTGCTGTCCGTGTTCGAACAAAGCTGCGCCCAATTCGCCCAGCGTACAGCCTACATCAGCATGGGCCAACACCTAAGCTACCAAGAACTGGAACAGCACGCCCTGGCCCTGGCCGGGTGGCTGCAGCATGCAGGCGTGCGCAAGGGAGATCGCGTCGCGCTGATGATGCCCAATCTGTTGCAATACCCCATCTGCCTGTACGGAGTGCTGCGCAGCGGGGCCATCGTCGTCAACACCAACCCCTTGTACACAGCGCGGGAACTGCGCCACCAGTTACAGGACAGCGGCGCACAAACTATTATCATTGCCGAAAACTTCGCTCATGTCCTGCAGGAGATCCTGCCCGACACCCCCATCAAACGCATTATCGTCACCCGCGTGGGCGATCGTCTGGGTGCCTTCAAAGGCTGGTTGGTCAATCAGGTGGTCAAACACATCAAAAAAGGCGTGCCGCCCTGGTCCCTGCCGCAGGCAGTGCCCTTCAATACCGTCTTGTCCCAAGGACGCGCCCATCCGCCAGCACCAGTTACGCTGAACCACGAGGACATCGCCTGCCTGCAATACACAGGCGGCACCACTGGCGTTGCCAAAGGTGCCATCCTGACGCATGGCAATCTGGTGTCCAATCTGTGCCAGGCACTGGCCTGGATACAGCCCTATCTACAGTCTGATAAGACCGACTGCGTCGTCACCGCCCTGCCGCTCTACCATATCTTCGCCTTCACGGCGAATTGTCTGGTCTTTCTGCGCCTGGGTGCCCAGAATCTGTTGATCGTCAATGCGCGTGATATCCCCGCCCTGGTCAAAGACATGGGTACGGTGCGCTTTACCGCCATCACCGGCGTCAACACCCTGTTCAATGCCCTGCTCAATAATCCGAATTTCAAAAAACTGGATTTTTCATCCCTGCGCTTTACCCTGGGCGGAGGCATGGCCGTGCAAGAAGTCGTGGCGCAACGCTGGCTGCAAGCGACCGGCAAGCCTTTGGCCCAGGCTTATGGTCTGACCGAAACCTCGCCAGCCGCCACCATCAATCCTCTGGACAAACTCGAATTCACCGGTTCCATCGGCCTGCCGGTACCCTCGACTGCGCTGAGCATACGCGACGAGCAGCAAAACGACATGCCCATCGGACAAACCGGCGAACTTTGCATTCGAGGTCCACAAGTTACGCCCGGCTACTGGCAACGTCCCGACGAAACCGCCAAGGTGTTCGATCGGGACGGCTTTCTGCGCACCGGCGACCTGGGCTATATGGACGAACAAGGCTACGTCTATATCCTGGACCGCAAGAAAGACATGATTCTGGTGTCCGGCTTCAATGTGTACCCCAACGAAGTCGAAGCCGTGGCCGCTCAGCACCCTGACATTGTGGAATCCGCCGCCATCGGCATACCGGACGAACACTCGGGCGAAGCGGTCAAACTGTTCGTGATTCGTCGCAACCCGGAACTGACCGAGGCCCAGGTCATCGCTCACTGCCGCGAGAGCCTGACCGGCTATAAAGTGCCGCGCCAGGTGGAGTTCCGCGACGAGCTGCCACGCACCAATGTGGGAAAAATCCTGCGCCGGGAGCTGCGCACGCGCGCTGCAGTTTGA
- a CDS encoding chalcone isomerase family protein: protein MFTHRCAALTLSLFLGLSTTHAATIAGVTVPDSATVQHQALTLNGAGVRTKVFFDIYVAALYTKARTQDARAIIYDRQPRQMRLTLMRNLDAQTLIDALKEGVHANLTEPERQEIGPALEQFEQHMRSVGQAKTGDLVQLDMDAQGLQILFNQTVLGRVDHQDLAPALLKIWLGHKPVQSSLKQALLGLS, encoded by the coding sequence ATGTTTACCCATCGCTGTGCCGCTTTAACCCTTTCCCTTTTTCTGGGCCTGTCCACTACACATGCCGCCACCATTGCCGGCGTCACCGTCCCCGATAGCGCCACTGTCCAGCATCAGGCCCTGACACTGAACGGTGCCGGAGTACGCACAAAAGTATTTTTCGATATTTACGTCGCCGCCTTATACACGAAAGCACGCACCCAGGATGCGCGCGCCATCATCTACGATCGCCAACCACGCCAGATGCGTCTGACCTTGATGCGCAACCTGGATGCCCAGACTCTGATCGATGCCCTGAAAGAGGGCGTGCATGCCAACCTGACCGAGCCTGAACGGCAAGAAATCGGTCCCGCGCTGGAGCAGTTCGAGCAACACATGCGCTCGGTAGGCCAGGCCAAGACAGGCGATCTGGTGCAACTGGACATGGACGCGCAAGGCTTGCAAATTCTCTTTAACCAGACTGTGCTCGGACGCGTAGACCACCAGGACCTGGCCCCCGCCCTGCTCAAAATATGGCTGGGCCACAAGCCAGTCCAGTCGTCCCTCAAGCAAGCCCTGCTGGGTCTGTCCTGA
- a CDS encoding glycosyl hydrolase, with product MPKLRKKHIIYLLAALAVLVGMMHGGPMWTKVSSTFMKQDKPYGPGDFRIRGDQVVSMKLSKPETKTKPMTKEQLADPNSRSEYTEQWMYSVNERANRRSVRILAGELNSLERTFEERAQKADWWLAPDWSTIYLATGWMDYYDEPKPGERYTPQITKLFKFVNHGHDWQRLEWPENQDITYLRFLDPQRGYLIGWGPRIWRTTDGGSSWTEISIPEQARDPEDERAEFDLVALGKDGVLRFAFLVRDTGGNHSQVHTLRWNDTEPKLAFTLPEQTVMDIADDGEGRLYILSQTGLPPYWAAPDAAPRQSQVLIRRLGGVDVVHTFDVGFTGYALYLTPSKALLVDGVDESGLLPKDVIALSRDGGRTWKVESEGLSAQGGYYDTQTGTRWRVSGYSLYRREIP from the coding sequence ATGCCCAAACTCAGAAAGAAACACATCATCTATCTTCTGGCCGCCTTGGCAGTGCTGGTCGGCATGATGCATGGAGGCCCTATGTGGACCAAAGTTAGCTCTACATTTATGAAGCAAGATAAGCCGTACGGTCCGGGTGATTTCCGCATTCGGGGCGATCAAGTCGTATCCATGAAGCTTTCAAAGCCAGAAACCAAAACTAAACCGATGACCAAGGAGCAGTTGGCTGATCCAAATTCACGTTCGGAGTACACTGAACAATGGATGTATAGCGTCAACGAACGCGCTAATCGTCGCTCCGTTCGTATCCTAGCCGGCGAGCTCAACAGCCTAGAACGAACATTTGAAGAACGCGCCCAGAAAGCCGACTGGTGGCTAGCACCGGATTGGAGCACCATCTACCTGGCCACAGGTTGGATGGACTACTATGACGAACCCAAACCAGGTGAACGCTATACTCCTCAGATCACCAAACTCTTTAAGTTTGTTAATCATGGCCATGACTGGCAGCGACTGGAGTGGCCGGAGAACCAGGATATTACATATCTGCGTTTTCTTGACCCACAACGCGGCTACCTGATTGGTTGGGGACCGCGTATCTGGCGCACTACTGATGGCGGTAGTAGCTGGACAGAAATTTCCATACCTGAACAAGCTCGTGATCCCGAGGACGAACGAGCCGAGTTCGATCTCGTTGCCCTGGGCAAGGACGGCGTGCTGCGCTTTGCCTTCCTGGTCCGTGATACTGGCGGCAACCACAGTCAGGTTCATACGCTGCGCTGGAACGACACCGAGCCTAAACTTGCCTTCACCTTGCCCGAGCAAACCGTCATGGATATCGCCGATGATGGTGAGGGTCGCCTTTATATCCTTAGCCAGACTGGACTGCCGCCATACTGGGCCGCTCCCGACGCCGCGCCTCGGCAAAGTCAGGTATTGATACGACGCCTTGGCGGCGTCGATGTGGTGCACACGTTCGACGTTGGCTTTACTGGCTATGCCCTGTACCTGACGCCCAGCAAGGCCCTTTTGGTTGACGGTGTGGACGAGTCGGGTTTGCTGCCGAAAGACGTCATCGCGTTGAGTCGTGACGGCGGCCGGACATGGAAAGTAGAGAGCGAGGGCCTCTCGGCTCAAGGCGGCTACTACGATACGCAAACCGGCACACGCTGGCGCGTCAGCGGCTACTCGCTGTACCGGCGCGAGATTCCTTAG
- the cysI gene encoding assimilatory sulfite reductase (NADPH) hemoprotein subunit: MTDKKLAPIEQLKLDSNYLRGTLTQGLADPITGAISEDDNKLLKFHGSYQQDDRDQRDERRKQKLEPAFSFMIRARLAGGIVTPAQWLAFDQIARDWAQFGLRITTRQTFQWHGVRKPFLKPTLRAIHDALSTTLATCGDVNRQVVSATNPLLSEQHALVQEWADKISDTFLPKTTAYAEIWLDGKKIEEATTGQDSEPVYGQLYLPRKFKIGIAVPPLNDVDVFAQDIGLIAIIENDQLLGFNVAIGGGMGSTHGDDSTYPRLGSVIGFARPEQILAVCEAIITTQRDHGNRDERRHARLKYTVDRLGADWFLEEIQRRSGQTLEPSRPYHFDHNGDRFGWVKGANGRWHLGLRVDSGRLMDTENGPWLSGLRAIAQIHKGHFRLTCNQNLIVADVATRDKAKIDALVTEHKLDVYKTQSGIRSSTIACVALPTCALAMAESERYAPILLPKLEALLDQHGLRDERIVLRISGCPNGCSRPYLGEIALVGRALGRYDLRLGANFSGERLNVVYRQNIPETEILDILGELFGRFAAERVANEHFGDFLVRVGVVAEPTPRLIPLVLQPA; this comes from the coding sequence ATGACCGACAAGAAACTCGCCCCCATCGAACAGCTCAAGCTGGACAGCAACTACCTGCGCGGCACGCTGACCCAAGGCTTGGCCGATCCGATTACCGGTGCCATCAGCGAAGACGACAACAAGCTGCTCAAATTCCACGGCAGCTACCAACAAGATGACCGGGACCAACGCGACGAGCGCCGCAAGCAAAAACTGGAACCGGCCTTCAGCTTCATGATCCGCGCCCGTCTGGCCGGCGGCATCGTCACGCCCGCCCAATGGCTGGCATTTGACCAGATCGCGCGCGACTGGGCCCAGTTCGGCCTGCGCATCACCACACGCCAGACCTTTCAGTGGCACGGCGTGCGCAAACCTTTTCTAAAGCCCACCCTGCGCGCTATCCACGACGCCCTGTCCACCACCCTGGCCACCTGTGGCGACGTCAACCGTCAGGTGGTCAGCGCCACCAATCCGCTGCTGTCCGAACAGCACGCCCTGGTGCAAGAGTGGGCCGACAAGATTTCCGATACCTTCCTGCCCAAAACCACGGCTTACGCGGAAATCTGGCTGGACGGCAAGAAAATCGAGGAAGCCACGACCGGCCAAGATAGCGAACCGGTCTACGGACAGCTCTATCTGCCGCGCAAATTCAAGATCGGCATCGCGGTGCCGCCGCTCAACGATGTGGATGTGTTCGCTCAGGACATTGGCCTGATCGCCATTATCGAAAACGACCAGTTGCTGGGCTTTAACGTAGCCATAGGCGGGGGCATGGGTTCGACCCACGGGGACGACAGCACCTATCCACGTCTAGGCAGTGTCATCGGTTTCGCGCGCCCCGAACAAATACTGGCTGTGTGCGAAGCCATCATCACCACGCAACGCGACCACGGCAACCGGGACGAACGCCGCCATGCGCGTCTTAAATACACGGTGGACCGCCTGGGCGCGGACTGGTTTCTGGAAGAAATCCAACGCCGCAGCGGCCAGACGCTGGAACCGTCGCGTCCCTACCACTTCGATCACAACGGCGACCGCTTCGGTTGGGTCAAAGGGGCCAATGGCCGCTGGCACCTGGGGCTGCGCGTGGACTCGGGCCGTCTCATGGATACCGAAAACGGCCCTTGGCTGTCCGGTCTGCGGGCCATCGCCCAGATCCATAAAGGCCATTTCCGTCTGACCTGCAATCAGAACCTGATTGTGGCCGATGTTGCCACGCGCGACAAAGCCAAAATCGACGCCCTGGTGACCGAACACAAGCTGGACGTCTACAAAACACAAAGCGGCATACGCAGCAGCACCATTGCCTGCGTCGCCTTGCCCACCTGCGCGCTGGCCATGGCCGAAAGCGAACGCTATGCCCCGATACTGCTGCCCAAGCTGGAAGCCTTGCTGGATCAGCATGGCTTGCGCGACGAGCGGATCGTGCTGCGCATCTCCGGCTGTCCGAACGGCTGTTCCCGCCCCTACCTGGGCGAAATTGCCCTGGTCGGCCGCGCATTGGGCCGCTACGACCTGCGCCTGGGGGCCAACTTCAGCGGCGAACGCCTGAACGTGGTCTACCGCCAGAACATCCCCGAAACCGAGATCCTGGACATTCTGGGCGAACTGTTTGGTCGTTTCGCCGCCGAACGCGTAGCCAACGAACATTTCGGCGACTTCCTGGTGCGCGTCGGCGTCGTGGCCGAACCCACCCCACGCTTGATTCCTTTGGTATTGCAACCCGCCTGA
- a CDS encoding WD40/YVTN/BNR-like repeat-containing protein yields the protein MPKLRKKHIIYLLVALAVLVGMMHGGPMWTKVSSTFMKQDKPYGPGDFRIRGDQVVSMKLSKPETKTKPMTKEQLADPNSRLEYTEQWMYSVNERRNRRSVHIFSGTLENPQRTFEERAQKADWWLAPDWSTAYLTTGWTNSYDIKKGVRYAPQITKLFKSTNQGLSWEQLEWPENQNITYLRFLDPQRGYLIGWGPRIWRTTDGGSSWTEISIPEQARDPEDERAEFDLVALGKDGVLRFAFLVRDTGGNHSQVHTLRWNDTEPKLAFTLPEQTVMDIADDGEGRLYILSQTGLPPYWAAPDAAPRQSQVLIRRLGGVDVMHTFDAGFTGYALYLTPSKALLVDGVDESGLLPKDVIALSRDGGRTWKVESEGLSAQGGYYDTQTGTRWRVSGYSLYRREIP from the coding sequence ATGCCCAAACTCAGAAAGAAACACATCATTTATCTTCTGGTCGCCTTGGCAGTGCTGGTCGGCATGATGCATGGAGGCCCTATGTGGACCAAAGTTAGCTCTACATTTATGAAGCAAGATAAGCCGTACGGACCGGGTGATTTCCGCATTCGGGGCGATCAAGTCGTATCCATGAAGCTTTCAAAGCCAGAAACCAAAACTAAACCGATGACTAAGGAGCAGTTGGCTGATCCAAATTCACGTTTGGAGTACACAGAGCAATGGATGTATAGCGTCAACGAACGCCGAAATCGCCGCTCCGTCCATATTTTTTCCGGAACACTCGAAAACCCTCAACGGACATTCGAAGAACGTGCCCAAAAGGCAGACTGGTGGTTGGCCCCAGACTGGAGTACTGCTTATCTTACGACCGGCTGGACGAATAGTTATGACATAAAAAAAGGGGTACGCTATGCCCCTCAAATTACTAAGCTGTTCAAATCTACCAATCAGGGCTTGAGTTGGGAACAACTGGAATGGCCTGAAAACCAAAACATCACGTATCTGCGTTTTCTTGACCCACAACGCGGCTACCTGATTGGTTGGGGACCGCGCATCTGGCGCACTACTGATGGCGGTAGTAGCTGGACAGAAATTTCCATACCTGAACAAGCTCGCGATCCCGAGGACGAACGAGCCGAATTCGATCTCGTTGCCCTGGGCAAGGACGGCGTGCTGCGCTTTGCCTTCTTGGTCCGTGATACCGGTGGCAACCACAGTCAGGTTCATACGCTGCGCTGGAACGACACCGAGCCTAAACTTGCGTTCACCTTGCCCGAGCAAACCGTCATGGATATCGCCGATGATGGTGAGGGTCGCCTTTATATCCTTAGCCAGACTGGACTGCCGCCATACTGGGCCGCTCCCGACGCCGCGCCTCGACAAAGCCAGGTATTGATACGACGCCTTGGCGGCGTCGATGTGATGCACACGTTCGACGCTGGCTTTACTGGCTATGCCCTGTACCTGACGCCCAGCAAGGCCCTTTTGGTTGACGGTGTGGACGAGTCGGGTTTGCTGCCGAAAGACGTCATCGCGTTGAGTCGTGACGGCGGCCGGACATGGAAAGTAGAGAGCGAAGGCCTCTCGGCTCAAGGCGGCTACTACGATACGCAAACCGGCACACGCTGGCGCGTCAGTGGGTACTCGCTGTACCGGCGCGAGATTCCTTAG
- a CDS encoding assimilatory sulfite reductase (NADPH) flavoprotein subunit — protein MHALSRLSESNRGLIQQIAEELDPFSLNWLSGYLAGVAQVRNGGALTQPTSAPELSLVPTPAQKPATIIFGSQTGNAQRVAQAFAQRCEAAGIAVRLLRADRYPTRELKDERLLYIVISTQGEGDPPDDSIAFFEFLSGARAPKLPALKYGVLGLGDSSYPLFCGIAEKIDQRLQTLGAQRLQDTGLADLDIDTVAGPWQDQAFALLDKDRQAAAPTATSNITVLDTHARGSTYSREKPFQATVLQNQSITARDSTRDIRHYELSLEGSGLSYQPGDALGVWPTQNETLVQAVIQTLQLDPQEPVTVQEHSRSLQEWLRHYRELTQLTKPFLLELAKRNNDPALQAAVSPDGLPALQELLGTHQVLDVLKRFPAAWTAGELVAALRPLAPRMYSIASSQSEVDEEVHLTVANVQYQFNEQDRWGVASDYLARLAEGDTVPVFVDPNTRFRLPEDTSRDVIMIGPGTGVAPFRAFVQERSAQGGDGRNWLFFGNPHFHSDFLYQTEWQRALQDGQLHQLDLAFSRDQQEKIYVQHRLLEKAADIYAWIQGGAHIYVCGDASRMAKDVHQALQEIARRQGGLDAEQARAWLEDLSAQGRYARDVY, from the coding sequence ATGCACGCCCTGTCCCGTCTTTCGGAGTCAAACCGCGGCCTGATCCAGCAGATCGCCGAGGAACTCGATCCCTTCTCCCTGAACTGGCTGTCCGGCTATCTGGCCGGCGTTGCGCAAGTACGCAACGGCGGCGCACTAACACAGCCCACAAGCGCACCGGAACTATCCTTGGTGCCCACTCCGGCACAAAAACCAGCCACCATCATATTCGGCAGCCAGACCGGCAACGCCCAGCGTGTCGCCCAAGCTTTTGCGCAGCGCTGCGAAGCGGCCGGCATTGCCGTGCGCTTGCTGCGCGCCGACCGTTACCCGACCCGCGAACTGAAAGACGAACGCCTGCTGTACATCGTCATCAGCACCCAGGGCGAAGGTGATCCGCCGGATGACTCCATCGCATTCTTTGAATTCCTCTCGGGTGCCCGCGCCCCCAAACTGCCCGCACTGAAATATGGCGTACTGGGCCTGGGCGACTCCAGTTACCCTCTATTTTGCGGCATCGCCGAAAAGATCGACCAACGGCTGCAAACATTGGGTGCCCAACGTCTCCAAGACACCGGACTGGCCGACCTGGACATAGACACCGTTGCCGGTCCCTGGCAGGATCAGGCTTTCGCGCTGCTGGACAAGGACCGCCAGGCCGCCGCCCCCACAGCCACCAGCAATATCACTGTGCTGGACACGCATGCGCGTGGCAGTACATACAGCCGCGAAAAGCCATTCCAGGCCACCGTCCTGCAAAACCAAAGCATTACCGCACGGGACAGCACACGCGACATCCGCCACTACGAGCTCTCTTTGGAAGGCAGCGGTCTTAGCTACCAGCCCGGCGATGCCCTGGGTGTTTGGCCCACCCAGAACGAGACCTTGGTCCAGGCCGTCATCCAAACACTGCAACTGGACCCACAAGAGCCCGTTACCGTGCAAGAGCACAGCCGCAGTCTGCAGGAATGGCTGCGCCACTACCGCGAACTGACCCAGCTGACCAAGCCATTTCTACTCGAATTGGCCAAGCGCAACAACGATCCCGCCCTGCAGGCCGCCGTCAGCCCCGATGGCCTGCCGGCTTTACAGGAACTGTTGGGCACGCATCAAGTCCTGGATGTACTCAAGCGCTTTCCGGCCGCCTGGACGGCGGGCGAACTGGTCGCCGCACTGCGCCCCCTGGCACCACGCATGTATTCGATTGCGTCGAGCCAGTCCGAAGTGGATGAAGAAGTCCACCTGACCGTGGCTAATGTGCAGTATCAATTCAACGAACAAGACCGCTGGGGCGTGGCCTCGGACTATCTGGCCCGACTGGCCGAAGGCGATACCGTCCCTGTCTTTGTCGACCCGAACACGCGTTTTCGCCTGCCGGAAGACACCAGCCGCGACGTCATCATGATAGGCCCGGGCACCGGCGTGGCTCCGTTTCGCGCCTTTGTGCAGGAGCGCAGCGCCCAGGGCGGCGATGGTCGTAACTGGCTGTTCTTCGGTAACCCTCATTTCCATTCCGACTTTCTTTACCAGACCGAATGGCAGCGCGCCTTGCAAGACGGCCAGCTGCACCAGCTGGATCTGGCTTTTTCGCGCGACCAACAGGAAAAAATCTACGTGCAGCACCGGCTGCTGGAAAAAGCCGCCGACATCTACGCCTGGATACAGGGCGGTGCGCATATCTATGTATGCGGCGATGCCAGCCGCATGGCCAAAGATGTGCATCAGGCCCTGCAAGAAATCGCCCGCCGGCAAGGCGGCCTGGATGCCGAGCAGGCCCGTGCCTGGCTCGAAGATCTGTCCGCCCAGGGCCGCTACGCCCGTGACGTCTACTGA
- a CDS encoding DUF4442 domain-containing protein: MARSRRMELLRRLPPRWRSRLLQLGFNWHPAFRATGGRVHTVSHDLLHIVVRLPLRRRTRNIVGSLYGGFLFAITDGVHAAMLMAGLNRPVVVWDKAAQIRYRRPGYQTLYANFHISPQELDDIRHRLDQHHETDATFTVQIQDPQGQIYTIVERTLYIADADFYRQKSTSR, encoded by the coding sequence ATGGCACGCAGCCGCCGTATGGAACTGCTCCGACGCCTGCCGCCTCGCTGGCGCTCGCGTCTGCTGCAGCTCGGCTTTAACTGGCACCCCGCCTTTCGCGCCACTGGCGGACGTGTCCACACCGTATCACACGACCTGCTGCATATCGTGGTGCGCCTGCCGCTGCGCCGGCGCACCCGCAATATCGTAGGCTCGCTATACGGCGGCTTTCTATTCGCTATTACCGACGGCGTGCATGCCGCCATGCTGATGGCAGGCCTGAACCGCCCGGTGGTGGTCTGGGACAAGGCGGCACAAATTCGTTACCGCCGCCCGGGCTACCAGACGCTGTATGCCAATTTTCACATCAGCCCCCAGGAACTGGACGATATACGCCATCGACTGGACCAGCATCACGAGACAGACGCCACCTTCACAGTCCAGATCCAGGACCCGCAAGGCCAGATATACACCATTGTGGAACGCACGCTATACATCGCGGACGCCGACTTCTACCGGCAAAAATCAACATCACGCTGA